AAAAATTCTTGTATCCGAACAACCCGGTTCCATCCGTTTCCGTCCCGAACAGGGAATAATCCGGCCTGAACCAGGAAGCTCCCGTCCCCGCCATGTTCTGGTAGGCCCAGAGTGCGGCATTCAGCAGGCCCAGGACTGCCGCCAGCGTCGGGAGGGTGCTTTTGCTCCCGTTGCCGGCTCCGGCACAGGCGCCTGCCATGAACATCACCAGCGCGGTCACGATCAGGGTCAGGTCCGCCATGCTCTCGTAAAACCAGGGGGAAAACCAGGCTCTCAGGAAAAAATAGCCTCCCCCCAGTCCCACAGCCAGCCATCCGGCAAGGCCGGGGCTGGGCACTTTATATCCCCGTATGAGGCAAAAGCAGAACACCAGCAGCGCGGCTGTCAGAAAACACGACGGAATGAACAGGGTGTGCCATTCCCCGCCTGCCGCAGTGGTGGCCAGGGCGGTATAAAACAGGGCCAGCAATGCCGTCAGTATCCTGCCGGCGGCCGTTTCTGCAATGCGCGGAGCGGAAAGTTTGCTGGACGTTGGTTCTGGCATAGGCGGACGGAAAAAGGCCCAGGCACTATAACCGCCATAAGGGTGCTTGCCAAGAGCAAGCTTCCTGCGTCCGCATGACGCGCCCCCGGGACAGGCCTTGCGGGGGATAAAGAGATTGCTTTCTCCGTTTTTGCCCTTATCCTTTTCTCGTTATCTCATGGAACGGATTTGCGCCATTTTTTCACATTACCGTAGAATCTCCCTCACGGAAATGTGCTTGCAGAAACTGGCGCAGCAGACTGTTCCGCCTCACCGCGTCGTGGTGGCGGACAACGGGGCCGGAGACGGTTCCCTGGACGGCGTGAAGGAACAGGCGGCGGCCGGAGCCTATCCGTTCATGCTGGAAATAATCGACATGCCCGGAAATACGGGAAATGCCGGCGGCATAGCCCGGGGGCTGGAACGCGCTTTTTCCTTCCCGGATGTGGATGCCGTCTGGATTTTGGATGACGACTCCTGGCCGGAGCCGGACGCCCTGGCCTGCCTTTTGTCCCATGGACCCGGAACGGACGGCATGGAATGGCCGTGCGTCAGGGGTTGCAAGGTAGTGGACCTGAAACAGGGCGGAGAACTCTCCTGGCCCATGGTGCTCCTGGACGAAAAGGACGGACGGCGCATTCATGTAACAAGAGGTGACGCCCTTCCCGAAGCCCCTTTCCTTCTGACCGGGGGCGCCTTCCTGGGAGCCCTTGTTCCCCGTGAAATCCATGACAAGGTCCGGGGGCCGACCGCCGGGCTCTTTATCCGCGGGGAAGACGAAGAATATCCATGGATCATTTCCCGCGCGGGATTCCGCACTTATCTGGTCAGCGGCTCCATTCTCCACCATCCGCGTCCCGCCACCGGGCTGGTGCGCGTGGAACTGGCGGGCAAGGCCTTTTACTATGAACCGGGGCTGGATGCGCGCCGGCTGTACTACAAGGTACGCAACTGGGCGTGGCTCCAGAGGCTCAAACATCCGGATTCCCCCCTCTTCAGATGGGCGGCGTGCGCCGGATACGCCGCCTTGTGCGGAGTGCTCATCGCAGTATATGACGCCTGGAACCCGTCCAAATTCCGGGCCGTATGCCGCGGGGTGTACCGTGGCGCCTGCGGACGCCTCGCCGGGCCGGATGAATAATCCCTTTTACTCCGTCATGCCTGCATGCCGAATTTCCGTTTGATCTCCGGAATGGAATAATTGACCAGAGTCGGCTTGCCCGCCGGGGTGCAGTACGGAACTTCGCAGGCCAGCAGCTCCTTCAGAATGGCCGGAGCGCGGTGGGGGGAAATGCGTTCCTTCCAGGCGGACTTCCTGGCAATCTCCGCAATGAACGTTTCATACGCCATGCGTTTGGCGTTGCGGCTGAACTCGGACTGGGTGAGGCGGTCCACCAGCTCCAGCAAGAACGCCTTGGCGTTGTCCAGTTCCAGCA
This genomic stretch from Akkermansia biwaensis harbors:
- a CDS encoding glycosyltransferase codes for the protein MERICAIFSHYRRISLTEMCLQKLAQQTVPPHRVVVADNGAGDGSLDGVKEQAAAGAYPFMLEIIDMPGNTGNAGGIARGLERAFSFPDVDAVWILDDDSWPEPDALACLLSHGPGTDGMEWPCVRGCKVVDLKQGGELSWPMVLLDEKDGRRIHVTRGDALPEAPFLLTGGAFLGALVPREIHDKVRGPTAGLFIRGEDEEYPWIISRAGFRTYLVSGSILHHPRPATGLVRVELAGKAFYYEPGLDARRLYYKVRNWAWLQRLKHPDSPLFRWAACAGYAALCGVLIAVYDAWNPSKFRAVCRGVYRGACGRLAGPDE